A section of the Amycolatopsis sp. AA4 genome encodes:
- a CDS encoding ABC transporter permease, translating to MIRYVLRRLLQLIPVFFGTTFLIYALVWAVPGDPFSGKCGQQACPQAYIDLMTEKFHLNDNLIVQYFKYLGSLFSGDWGETFNGSSVGDMIATSYPITLRLALVAVLIEAVIGLTAGVLTGLRGKGFLDNLVLVSTTFLISLPVFVTAIVLQIVLGVNLGIIDASVSDDPSIGELIVPGIALGSLSMAYVARLTRTSIAENRHADYIRTAIAKGQPNSRVIGIHLLRNSVIPVLTFLGTDLGALMGGAIVTEGVFNINGLGGLIFRGLQNRESATVVGVVVLLVVVYLLMSLIVDLLYAVLDPRIRYD from the coding sequence ATGATCCGCTACGTCCTGCGTCGCCTGCTCCAGCTGATCCCGGTGTTCTTCGGCACCACCTTCCTGATCTACGCACTGGTGTGGGCCGTGCCCGGGGACCCGTTCTCCGGAAAATGCGGGCAGCAAGCCTGTCCGCAGGCCTATATCGACCTGATGACCGAGAAGTTCCACCTCAACGACAACCTGATCGTCCAGTACTTCAAATACCTCGGGAGCCTGTTCAGCGGCGACTGGGGCGAGACGTTCAACGGCTCCTCGGTCGGCGACATGATCGCCACGTCCTACCCGATCACGCTGCGCCTCGCGCTCGTCGCGGTGCTCATCGAGGCGGTCATCGGCCTCACCGCCGGGGTGCTGACCGGCTTGCGCGGCAAGGGTTTCCTCGACAACCTGGTGCTGGTCTCGACGACGTTCCTGATCTCGCTGCCAGTGTTCGTCACCGCGATCGTGCTGCAGATCGTGCTCGGCGTGAACCTGGGCATCATCGACGCCAGCGTCTCGGACGATCCGAGCATCGGCGAGCTGATCGTGCCCGGCATCGCGCTCGGCAGCCTGTCGATGGCTTATGTCGCGCGGCTGACGAGAACGTCGATCGCGGAGAACCGGCACGCCGACTACATCCGCACCGCCATCGCCAAGGGACAGCCCAACAGCCGGGTCATCGGCATTCACCTGCTGCGCAACTCGGTGATCCCGGTACTGACCTTCCTGGGCACCGACCTCGGCGCGCTGATGGGCGGCGCGATCGTGACCGAGGGCGTGTTCAACATCAACGGTCTCGGCGGGCTGATCTTCCGCGGCCTCCAGAACCGGGAAAGCGCGACCGTCGTCGGCGTCGTCGTGCTGCTGGTGGTGGTGTATCTGCTGATGAGCCTGATCGTGGACCTGCTCTACGCCGTTCTCGACCCGAGGATCCGTTATGACTGA